In Methanoregula sp., the sequence GAAACCTCGTGAACAGGGAGCCCGAAGGCCGGCTGGCCGGCAGCCTGGCAGTGACGATGGTGCTGCTCCAGAAAGGGGCATCCATCGTGCGGACCCACGATGTGCCCCAGACCCGGGACCTTATCTCGGTCTTTGAGCGGATGGTGAAGAAACCGTGAACACCTCTTTTAAGGTGTTCGGGCTTTCCACCGGGATCATCCGCAGCGGGGACTCCATTGCGGCTCGTGCTGCTGATGCAGCAGACAGGCAATGCGGAGGCATTCATGAGGGCGACATCCTTGTGTTTGCCGAGACAGCGGTTGCATCCGCTGAGGGAAATATCATCGATCTCGCCACCATCACCCCAACCCCCCGGGCAGAGGAACTGGGGAAAAAATACCAGATGGACTCCCGCACCGCTGAAGTCGTGCTGAGGGAAAGCGATTCGGTTGTTGGCGGGATACCCGGCTTTTTGCTGTGCATGAAAGCCGGTACCCTCTTACCCAATGCCGGTGTCGATGCATCCAACGCACCCCCGGGATGCGTAACGCCCCTTCCCAAAAATCCTGACGGGAGTGCCCTTGCCATCAAAACGGTAATTGAACAGAGATATGGCGTGAAGGTGGGAGTCATCATCGCCGACAGCCGGACGCACGCAATGCGCCTCGGGTGCAGTGGCGTTGCAATTGGCTGTGCAGGAATTACCGCCGTTATCGATGACCGGGGCAGGAGCGATCTCTTCGGGCGCAAACTCGAAGTGACGAAACGGGCGGTGGCGGACAATATCGCATCTGCTGCCGAACTGGTGATGGGCGAGGCAGATGAGTGTACACCGGCAGCGATCGTCCGGGGCATCGGGCT encodes:
- the cofE gene encoding coenzyme F420-0:L-glutamate ligase, whose amino-acid sequence is MNTSFKVFGLSTGIIRSGDSIAARAADAADRQCGGIHEGDILVFAETAVASAEGNIIDLATITPTPRAEELGKKYQMDSRTAEVVLRESDSVVGGIPGFLLCMKAGTLLPNAGVDASNAPPGCVTPLPKNPDGSALAIKTVIEQRYGVKVGVIIADSRTHAMRLGCSGVAIGCAGITAVIDDRGRSDLFGRKLEVTKRAVADNIASAAELVMGEADECTPAAIVRGIGLPIGDQVGIDSIAADECLFMGVLRNRSSE